The proteins below come from a single Rosa rugosa chromosome 2, drRosRugo1.1, whole genome shotgun sequence genomic window:
- the LOC133731537 gene encoding transcription factor Pur-alpha 1 isoform X2: protein MEGNSGGVGGGGGGAIAGGGGGGGGGGNDVELLCKTLQVEHKLFYFDLKENPRGRYLKISEKTSATRSTIIVPFSGISWFLDLFNYYVNSDDQDVFSKELQLDTKVFYFDIGENRRGRFLKVSEASVSRNRSTIIVPAGSTRDEGWAAFRNILAEINEASRLFILPNQQSSESSERLVGLSDDVGAGFISGHSSQTVPTSELNIDRSTDLPAQDEIGNMGVSKVIRADQKRFFFDLGNNNRGHFLRISEVAGSDRSSIILPLSGLKQFHEIVGHFVEITKDRIEGMTGANVRTVDPPQR, encoded by the exons ATGGAAGGGAATTCGGGGGGCgtaggtggaggaggaggaggagcaataGCAGgaggtggcggtggcggtggcggtggaggTAATGACGTGGAGCTGCTTTGTAAGACGCTGCAGGTTGAGCACAAGCTTTTCTACTTCGATCTCAAAGAGAACCCTCGCGGTCGTTATCTCAAAATTTCTGAAAAGACTTCAGCCACCAGGTCCACTATCATCGTTCCCTTCTCCGGCATCTCGTGGTTCCTCGATCTCTTCAATTACTATGTCAATTCGGACGATCAGGATGTCTTCAGCAAGGAACTGCAGCTCGACACAAAG GTCTTCTACTTTGACATTGGCGAGAACCGCAGGGGCCGCTTCTTGAAG GTATCCGAAGCTTCTGTTAGTAGAAATCGAAGTACTATCATTGTTCCTGCAGGGAGCACCCGGGATGAAGGGTGGGCAGCATTTAGGAACATTTTGGCTGAGATCAATGAAGCATCAAGGCTTTTCATACTGCCTAATCAG CAAAGTTCTGAATCTTCAGAGCGACTTGTTGGGCTTTCAGACGATGTAGGTGCTGGCTTCATATCTGGCCACAGTAGCCAAACTGTGCCAACTTCTGAACTGAATATTGACAGATCCACAGACTTGCCGGCTCAAGATGAAATTGGTAACATGGGGGTTTCTAAAGTGATTAGAGCTGATCAAAAGAGATTCTTCTTTGATCTTGGAAACAATAACAGGGGCCATTTTCTAAGAATATCGGAG GTTGCAGGCTCTGATAGGTCATCCATAATTCTCCCACTGTCAGGGCTCAAACAGTTCCATGAAATAGTGGGTCATTTTGTGGAGATAACCAAAGATCGAATTGAAGGAATGACAGGTGCAAATGTTCGCACAGTGGATCCTCCTCAGAGATAA
- the LOC133731537 gene encoding transcription factor Pur-alpha 1 isoform X1, whose translation MEGNSGGVGGGGGGAIAGGGGGGGGGGNDVELLCKTLQVEHKLFYFDLKENPRGRYLKISEKTSATRSTIIVPFSGISWFLDLFNYYVNSDDQDVFSKELQLDTKVFYFDIGENRRGRFLKVSEASVSRNRSTIIVPAGSTRDEGWAAFRNILAEINEASRLFILPNQQQSSESSERLVGLSDDVGAGFISGHSSQTVPTSELNIDRSTDLPAQDEIGNMGVSKVIRADQKRFFFDLGNNNRGHFLRISEVAGSDRSSIILPLSGLKQFHEIVGHFVEITKDRIEGMTGANVRTVDPPQR comes from the exons ATGGAAGGGAATTCGGGGGGCgtaggtggaggaggaggaggagcaataGCAGgaggtggcggtggcggtggcggtggaggTAATGACGTGGAGCTGCTTTGTAAGACGCTGCAGGTTGAGCACAAGCTTTTCTACTTCGATCTCAAAGAGAACCCTCGCGGTCGTTATCTCAAAATTTCTGAAAAGACTTCAGCCACCAGGTCCACTATCATCGTTCCCTTCTCCGGCATCTCGTGGTTCCTCGATCTCTTCAATTACTATGTCAATTCGGACGATCAGGATGTCTTCAGCAAGGAACTGCAGCTCGACACAAAG GTCTTCTACTTTGACATTGGCGAGAACCGCAGGGGCCGCTTCTTGAAG GTATCCGAAGCTTCTGTTAGTAGAAATCGAAGTACTATCATTGTTCCTGCAGGGAGCACCCGGGATGAAGGGTGGGCAGCATTTAGGAACATTTTGGCTGAGATCAATGAAGCATCAAGGCTTTTCATACTGCCTAATCAG CAGCAAAGTTCTGAATCTTCAGAGCGACTTGTTGGGCTTTCAGACGATGTAGGTGCTGGCTTCATATCTGGCCACAGTAGCCAAACTGTGCCAACTTCTGAACTGAATATTGACAGATCCACAGACTTGCCGGCTCAAGATGAAATTGGTAACATGGGGGTTTCTAAAGTGATTAGAGCTGATCAAAAGAGATTCTTCTTTGATCTTGGAAACAATAACAGGGGCCATTTTCTAAGAATATCGGAG GTTGCAGGCTCTGATAGGTCATCCATAATTCTCCCACTGTCAGGGCTCAAACAGTTCCATGAAATAGTGGGTCATTTTGTGGAGATAACCAAAGATCGAATTGAAGGAATGACAGGTGCAAATGTTCGCACAGTGGATCCTCCTCAGAGATAA